TCCGGGTGACGTATGAGGTAGGCTTCAGATAGTCGTTCAAAACGCTGGAGGTCTGAATAGAGAGTTCTACCTTGAAATTCACTGAACTCATCTTCAATAAATACAAGCGGTTCACCCTCTCCGGGGAAAACGGTGATACCGGAAAAATATCCTGTTCGGACACCATCCGTAAAAACGGAATCTCCGGAAATGTAGGTTGTGCGCCATAAGACCTGGTTTCCTATGGTGGGTTTCACAACGGAGCGCTCAATGAAGTGACCGCGTTCAGCCGCAGTCTGAGTCATTGCGCCTTCCGCACGGTTGTTCTGCATCCAACCCACAGCCAGAATGATTGCCATCCAGGCCCAGGCTACATATATCAGCCATTTTTTGTTCAGCCCGATAGCAAGGGCGGTGAAAAGAATCAATCCGGCAGAAAAAACCGGGTCAACTACAGAGACAAGATTCCATGCAAAACGCGTATCCACAAACGGCCAGAAGAGTTCAGTTCCGTAGCTGGTAATCACATCCATAAACCAGTGCGTTGCATACCCCGCCAGGGAGTAGAGATAGAGATCCCGGAAAGTGAGGTGCCTTCGCAATACCCACCAAAAAAGGGCGGCTGCAATCAGGGCCCCTACAGGAATAAAAACCAGTGCATGGGTAAACTGGCGATGCACCTCCAGGTTGAAAAGAGGATCTGAGGGTAGATGGATAAAGGTCTCCACGTCGGCAATCAGCGCGGCCCCGGCCCCGGCAACTACAGCCGGTTTTCTGTTTTTTTCGCTCGAAACTGAGTAGGCCGCCATTGCGCCGACTACTCCGTGTGTTAACGGGTCCATCTGTTAGGAATGATCTGTTATTTTAGATTTTTATTTAAAGCTGGTATGAAAGCCACAACGTCTTTTGGCAGACATTGATCTGTCCTCAAAAACAAACTACCCTCAAATCCGCCGGATTTCAAAAGGAAGTTCGAGCTGTTCACCAAACGATCCGCCCTCGTGTAAATTGAGCGAAGAAACAGAAATGCCCAGAAGACGCACTTCACGCTCGCCGGCTTCCGTTTCGTCAAGCAGACGAATTGCCGTTTGTGATATTTCACTGGCACTGCTGACAAACTGAGGATATGTGTAACTGCGGGTAACCGTTTCAAAATTTTTATATCGCACTTTCAGTGTTACGGTTTTGCCGGCTGCGTTGAGTTTGCCCATCGAATTTGAAATCTTTTCAGAAAGTTCAGTCAAAAATGTGCGAATCCAGTTGAGGTCAGAAACATCCTCGGAGAATGTACGCTCTTTTCCGATCGATTTACGGGTTCGGTGGGATTTAACTTTCCGGTTGTCGATTGCACGTGCAATCCGGTAGTAGTGGTGACCCGATTTGCCAAATTGCTTCACCAGGTCAACTTCCTCCCACTTTTTCAGATCGGCTCCGGTACGGATACCCAGCGATTCCATTTTCTGCTTAGTGGCTTTGCCAACGCCGTAAAACTCACCAATTGCAAGATTTTCGATAAAGGCTTCGGCTTCATCAGGGTGAATTACACTGAGGCCGTCAGGTTTATCCAGATCTGATGCGATTTTTGCGAGGAATTTATTGAATGAAACACCTGCTGATGCAACCAGGCCGGTCTGCTCATAAATCTCTTTTTTGATGGCCCGGGCGATCAGTGTACCGGATGGAATTCCTTTCAGATTTTCAGTGACATCCAGGTATGCTTCATCAAGCGAAAGAGGCTCCACAAGTTCGGTGTAGCGGTAAAAAATCTCACGGATTTGGTGCGATATCTCCCGGTAGACTTCAAACCGGGGCTTTACGAAAATGGCGGACGGACACTGTTTGACGGCCCTTGATGCCGGCATGGCCGAGTGAATTCCATACTTTCTTGCTTCATAACTGGCAGCAGCCACCACACCGCGCCCTTGCGGCGAACCTCCCACCACTACCGGTTTTCCGCGATATTCCGGATGATCGCGCTGCTCTACAGAAGCGTAAAACGCATCCATGTCTATATGGATAATTTTTCTGGGGTCTGTTTGAATCACTTCAGAAATTTTTTGGCGCGGGGAAGCAATAAAAAATCATTTTTTGTACCTTTAGCCACAATGTAAGAATCTTGTAAAGACAAAATTGAATTATCGATGGAAGAATTGAATGGTGTAACGATTTACTGGTTAATTTCAATCGGGCTGTTGGTTGGGTTCATTATTGATCTTCTGATGATGAAAAAAGGGATTGGCATGATCGGCAATGTAGTTTGGGGTGCGATTGGTTCGATAATTGTGGGTGTTTCCATGATTCTTCTGGGTGTTTTTGCACCGCTCATTTACGCTACTCTCGGGTCCATTGCATTCCTGTTTTTAATCAATGTGTTCAGTTTTGATCAGGAGCACAAAAATTCTGCCCAGACAAGTCAATAATATATCCAACGTTTAAGTGTAGGGCCGCGCTATTCAACGATCAGAAAAGAAACTTCCGCCGCTATCCGGTAATGTGCTTTGGCTGATTCCATCTGATCCGGCCAGGCAGTTGTACCGGAATGCGATTGACCATTTTTCTGCTCTGTACGGTACTCCCGAATTTACTCCTCACCTCACGTTTGGCTCCCTGCCTGAAATCTCCTCAGAAAAACTGGAGTCAATTCTCAAAAAGTATTCTTCTCAAATCAACAGTCTTGAACTTGAAGCGGATTTCCTGCGATGCAGCAGCAATCCGTTTCGCAACCTGGTACATCAGCTTACTGTAAGTGACCGATATCGTGAGTTGGCAGAAGGATTAGTATCAGAAATCCCGGATTTTAGGCCTAAAAGAGAGCTGCATATTAGTTTAAAGTACGGTTATGATCATTGTGCAGAACTGGATCGGGTGTTTGGGGAATCAAATCTTCAGCTACCGGATAAAATCAGATTTTCTGCTATTGAAATGATCAGCCTTGGCAGTACTGTCGAAGATTGGAAGGTCCTCTTTCGCAAAACGATATAGAGATCAGGCGTGTTTCATTTGGTAGTGTCGGTCAGATTCACGAACCTTACACACAACCGTTAAATCACTTAATAAAATATAGAGCTATGGAAGGGTATAAATTTTTTGAACAGGTCAATAGTGCATTTGATCAGGCAGCTTCTTACACAGATTTTGATAAAGGGCTGCTATCACAGATGAAAATTTGCAATGACGTGCTGCATATTACCTTTCCTCTTGAGAAAGATGACGGAAAAATTGAGGTGATTGAAGCCTGGCGGGTAGAACACAGTCATCACAAGCTGCCAACAAAAGGCGGAATTCGATATAGTATGACGGTAAACGAAGATGAAACGATGGCGCTTGCCGCACTGATGACCTATAAATGCGCAGTGGTAGACGTGCCGTTTGGCGGTGCTAAAGGCGGAATCAAGATAGACAAATCAAGATATTCAGAATCGGAGCTTGAGCGCATTACGAGAAGGTATACGTATGAGTTGATGAAAAAAAACTTCATCGGGCCGGGAATTGATGTGCCGGCACCGGATTACGGAACCGGTGCCCAGGAAATGGGATGGATCCTGGATACATTTCGTCAAATGAGCACCGATATCAATGCAGAAGGGTGTGTAACAGGAAAACCTGTGGAGATGGGCGGAATCCGCGGACGTACAGAAGCTACCGGGCGTGGCGTTTATTTTGGAATTAAAGAAGCGTGTGACAATAAAGAGGATATGAAAAATCTTGGCCTCGAACCCGGTCTCGAAGGCAAAACATTTGTGGTACAGGGACTCGGAAACGTTGGCTATCACGCCGCAAAATATATGGCAGAAGCAGGCGCAAAAATGGTTGGCGTTGCTGAAATTGGCGGTTCAATCTATAGCGAAAAGGGTATCGACCTGGATAAGCTGATGGAATACAGAAAAGAGAAAGGGCTTATCGCCGGGTTTGAAGGAACGGAAACGCTTGAGGATAACAGTTCAGTTCTTAAAAGTGAGTGCGATATTCTGATTCCGGCAGCTCTCGAAAACCAGCTGAACGAAAAAAATGCGGACAAGATACAGGCAAAAATTATTGGTGAGGCGGCAAACGGTCCCACAACGGCAAAAGCTCATCAGATCATAAAAGACCGTGGTGCCCTGATTATTCCCGATAATTATCTGAATGCGGGTGGTGTAACAGTTTCTTACTTCGAGTGGCTGAAAAACATTCAGCACATGCGGTTTGGGAGAATGGGTAAACGTTTTGAAGAGAACAGCTACAAAAAAATACTATCGGTCATCGAAACCATATCAGACAGAAAATTTACGGATAAAGAACTTGGATTTTTAGCCCAGGGTGGCGGTGAATCAGAACTTGTGGATTCCGGCCTCGAGGAGACGATGATTAATGCGTATAATCAAATCAATGAAATTCGGAAAAAACATGGGGTTGATTTGAGGACGGCGGCATTTATCAGCGCCATTAATAAAGTAGGTATTATCTACGGCCGAATGGGAATTTTCCCGTGATAGGCAGGCATATAAAAAGACCTCTGCAGTCTTTCAAAACTGCAGAGGTACTATGTTTAAAAAGCATGATATTAACCAAAACATCATACAAAACGGTACGTGCCCACTTCAGGATTGTTTCAAAACTGTTAGCAAATTTTCTGTTACATCAGATGAGTTGAAACAAACTCAATCAAGAATGGATTTCACGCCTCATCTTTTACAGCTATAAATTTTTAATACCGCACAACCATGTGGTGCAGATGGTTGGAGTATTTTGAAAATTAGATAAAATCAAACTACACCAGCGACACCTTGAACAAGTGATCCTGGATAATGTGAGTGGCTTTTTATTTAATAATCAAATGATACTGATGGCTCCCCATGCGAATGAAATTGTAGTCGGTTTTGTGCGTACTGTAGCGCCTCTTCCACTGATTACAAACGATACGGAATCGATGCATGTACTGCAGAAAGAGAGATTTGAGTTAGAGCCTTCAAACCATGTTTCATCATCCAGCAGTAACCGTATAAGTATCGATGGGTTTAATAGCAGCGATCGGCTTGTTGAGCAGATCGCTGAAAATTCTCCCGATGTGTTAATCACGGAGTCTAACCTCAGCAGCCAGGATGACATAAATCTTCTTAAAAGATTGAGAACCTGCAGCAAATCCTTGAAAATATTGCTGATCGTGAAACGGTACAAAAGTAGTATTATAGAGAAAGGCAGAGAACTTGGAGTCAATGGCTATCTGCACTGCAGCTATAATGAAGCTGCTTTTAAAAAAGCAATTCACAGCCTCAATAATGGGATATTTTATGTTTGCCCAAAACTCAGGTCGCAGTTTCAACTGAATTGTAAAAACCCATTTGATAATCTTACAAAGCGGGAGAAAGAGGTGGTGAAATTATCTGTTGCCGGAATATCTGCCAGTGAAATCGGTGAAGAACTTTCGGTGAGCATGAATACCATAAAATCACACCGCAGACGTATTTATTTAAAACTTGGATTAAAAAATTTAAAAGAGCTTCTTACCTTAGCCGATTTCGCTGGAAACCCTTAGTGCAATCAGCCGATTGTTGATTGTACACTCAACACAAAACTAAATTTAAATAGAAGTAGTTTTTATCCTGTCGAATCGAAACTGTTTTATTCGTAATAGTCTGCAGAACAAGGATATCGAAGTGTTCGTAAAGAAGAGAGGGTAACACAGACATGGGGCGTTTCCTGGCGGGCAAAGTCGCCTGAGCCCGATATAGCCTTGATTATCGTGTCTGAATTGGTGCCGGGTAGTGTTAAAAAAATATAGGCCTTCAAATAAATTTTTCAAATGGTATGAACCCAAAATCAACCAAAATGCGTATGGATTCCGATAAAAAGCATGAATTTGAGTATTACTTTAAGAACCCAAAATTAACAGACGATGAAAATGATGATGATAAAGAAGAACCTCGGGATGTTGATATTCGGCATCCTGACCAGTAAGGTTGTTCGGGGCAAAATTTGATCTACCTGAAATCGAACGTGAATCTTCGGCCTTAATGAGTACATTTGAAGGATCAGTTAATCATTCAGAAAGTGATGATGACCCCATTGATGTTAATGTGAAACACCCTATTGAAGAAGGCTAATCAGTAAACGGGTTTTTTAGATTTACTGAATTGGTTACATTCGGGAATGCTACGAATTTTTATTGCACTATTATTGGCTTCAATTCCGCATCAGGTTTTCGGTCAGGGTGTGCCCCTGATGACTCATTTCAGCCCTGAGGAGTATGATGCACATCGTCAGAACTGGGCTGCTGCGCAAGGGCATGATGGCAAAATGTATATTGGAAATTCAGCCGGAATTTTAATTTATGACGGTTCCAATTGGCAGCATCTGAGTGTTAGCACTGGAAACATTGTGCGAACTCTTAAAGTGGCCTCCGATTCATTAATTTACTATGGGGGGCAAAATGAATTTGGAGTTGTTCAGCACGATTCACTCAACAACCCAATTGTGAGGAGTTTGCGGAACACCCTGGTTGCAGACACCCTGGAACTTGGTCCGGTTTCAAGTATAAAGGAACATGACAATGCGATCTATTTTCAGTCAAGTAACCATATCTTTATATATACTGAAAACCGTATCGATGTGATTGAGGCCGAGACCTCTTTTACACCTATGGTTACACTTGATAATGAGCTGCATGTCCACCAGCGTGGCATCGGAATAATGAGAGTGGATGGAGCTACTCTGTCAGCAATACCGGGAGGTGAACAGTTTAGTGGTAGTGAAGTATACGGAGGGGTGTCATTTGATGATAAAAATCTGATCTTTACAAGAGATTTTGGGATTACCGTTTATGAAAATGGAAATTTTGAAGATGCTGACAATGAATGGATCAGTCAGATTTCAGACCAACTGGTTTGGAGGGTAGCAAAAATAGATAGTGCTACATTTGCTATAGGAACGCTGTTAGGGGGAGTGTTTATTGCGGATAAGGATCTGAATCTGCTGAATGTTGTAAACGAACAGAAAGGGTTGCAGACCAATCTCGTCTATAACCTCTTTACCGATCACGAAAATAATATCTGGGCAGCACTCGATAATGGAATAAGCATTATTCATTATGGCCAGCCACTATCAACCTATGGTGAAAGGTCGAATTTATACGGCGGAGTAACAGGCCTCGAGAAAATCGGCAGCCGTATCTATGCCGGAACAACCGAGGGGCTGTTTGTGATGGATACTGAAGTGGAAGATGAGTTTCGACGGGTGGATAATGTCAGCCGGGTAGTGGGTATGGGCCGTATAGCGGATGAGATACTTTTATCAGAAAGTAACCGGACAATCCGGGTGTTTGATGAGCATACCGAAATTGTGAGTGATCAAAACTTTCACAATGTGTACTATCAGCCGGGACAGGATTCGGTTTATACAACAAATGGCAGTGGAATCTACAGATCACCTGTGAAATTTCCAGAGAGTACCGAATACCTTTTTGATGCAGGTTCAAGAATTGCAGAACTGCTTCTGTATCAAAATGAGATTTGGGTTCTGACGGATACAGAAGTACGAACATTCAGTAAACAAGGTGAGACTTTACATATATTTTCACTTGAGCATGATAGCGGGGTAACAAGATTTTTGAAAAATATTGGAGGCAGGATTGTAGCCGGAACAGATTGGGGGATGTATATTTATGATGAAAATGAGGGTTCTTTTATAAGACAGAGGCGTCATGATGGTTCGGGGTTTGGCCAGACTTATATGATGTCAGAGTGCCAGGAGCAGGATCTCTGGCTTCGGGCACGCGGAAAAATGATGAAGGCATCCCTGAATGATGACCCTTGGGAATTTACGGATACACCCTATCAGCTGATTGGCAGTAAAGCTAACGACACTATTTATAAAATTATTTGTGATGATGATAATACCTGGTTTGGCGGAGCATACGGACTATACTACATGCCAGGGAGGGATTGGAATTATCAGACCGAATTCAATACAAGCATCACTCGGTTCTACGTAAACAGAGACTCATTGATATATGGTGGTTTTGGAACACCTGAGGAGTCTATAGTTCTGCCGTATGATGATAATCAGCTGCGATTTACATTTGCGGGTGCAAGTTATATCAAACCGGGGGATACAGAATACAGCGTGATGCTTGACGGGTTTGATAACGACTGGGGGAACTGGACAACCGAAGATTTTAAAGATTATACAAATATTCGCGAAGGCTCATATACACTGCGGGTGCGAAGCAGAAATATCTATGGGATTGAAGGGAATGAAGCCTCATTCGCGTTTTCCATTCTCCCGCCATGGTACAGAACCTATTGGGCTTATTTTCTATATCTTATGGCCATCGGAGCGGTATTATTTACAGCTCACCACATTCGTGTACGCCAGATTTTGAAAATTCAGAACATCAGAAATCGGATCGCCGATGATCTCCACGATGAGGTAAGTGCTACTCTCAGTAGTATCAGTTATTTTGCAAAAGCCGTTGAAAGACAGCCGGCTGAAAAACGAGGGCGCTTCGTTTCACTGATTTCTGAAAGCGCGGATGATGCCAAGGATAAAATCACAGATATCATCTGGGCGATAAACCCCAAACACGATGACTGGCAAGGCTTGATGGCGAAGTGCCGGCGGTTTGCTTCAGACCTGCTGGAGAGTAAGGAGATCCGGCATCATATCGATATAACGGAAGAGTTGGTCGGCAAACCCGATGTTGAGGTGAGGCAGCATTTTTGGCTGATTTTTAAAGAAATTATCACAAACTCGACTCGTCATTCAGAAGCTACACAGGTCAATATTTCGATCAAAAAGACCGGGAAAAAAATTCTTTTGATCGTGCAGGATAATGGCAAGGGGTTTAATACGAACCTTGTCGAAAAAGGCAATGGTTTGCATACTGTATTTCAGCGCGCAGAAAAAATCGGTGCAAAGGCCGAGTTGAAAACTGAAGAAGAATTTGGTGTGCGCTGGTCTGTTCATGTTGATCTTTAACCACATGTGCATGTGGTGAGTAAGGGTTCAGAATGCCTTACATTTCATGGAGGGTAAAGAATGAGTCCGGAATAAAAAAAACGATCAACCTATTGTATCTAATAGCAAATCCCCGGGCTAAAGCTGCAAAATTTTAGAAAAAAATTGAATGAGTAAGGAACTGATTAAAGTATCGATCATTGAAGATAACGCCTATATGCGAGAGGGCTGGGAGACATTTATCGATTTCGAAAAAGATATGTGTGTTGTGGGATCGTTCGACTCGTGTGAAAAAGCATTCGAAGACAGTGAATTTC
The window above is part of the Rhodohalobacter sp. SW132 genome. Proteins encoded here:
- a CDS encoding metal-dependent hydrolase, with protein sequence MDPLTHGVVGAMAAYSVSSEKNRKPAVVAGAGAALIADVETFIHLPSDPLFNLEVHRQFTHALVFIPVGALIAAALFWWVLRRHLTFRDLYLYSLAGYATHWFMDVITSYGTELFWPFVDTRFAWNLVSVVDPVFSAGLILFTALAIGLNKKWLIYVAWAWMAIILAVGWMQNNRAEGAMTQTAAERGHFIERSVVKPTIGNQVLWRTTYISGDSVFTDGVRTGYFSGITVFPGEGEPLVFIEDEFSEFQGRTLYSDLQRFERLSEAYLIRHPDKPDVIGDARYSMLPTSLIPLWGVETDTTNTDTHLPFLYFRDSGEEIRTRFSGMLFGRDLPE
- the dinB gene encoding DNA polymerase IV; translated protein: MDAFYASVEQRDHPEYRGKPVVVGGSPQGRGVVAAASYEARKYGIHSAMPASRAVKQCPSAIFVKPRFEVYREISHQIREIFYRYTELVEPLSLDEAYLDVTENLKGIPSGTLIARAIKKEIYEQTGLVASAGVSFNKFLAKIASDLDKPDGLSVIHPDEAEAFIENLAIGEFYGVGKATKQKMESLGIRTGADLKKWEEVDLVKQFGKSGHHYYRIARAIDNRKVKSHRTRKSIGKERTFSEDVSDLNWIRTFLTELSEKISNSMGKLNAAGKTVTLKVRYKNFETVTRSYTYPQFVSSASEISQTAIRLLDETEAGEREVRLLGISVSSLNLHEGGSFGEQLELPFEIRRI
- a CDS encoding GlsB/YeaQ/YmgE family stress response membrane protein, with the protein product MEELNGVTIYWLISIGLLVGFIIDLLMMKKGIGMIGNVVWGAIGSIIVGVSMILLGVFAPLIYATLGSIAFLFLINVFSFDQEHKNSAQTSQ
- a CDS encoding Glu/Leu/Phe/Val dehydrogenase, with translation MEGYKFFEQVNSAFDQAASYTDFDKGLLSQMKICNDVLHITFPLEKDDGKIEVIEAWRVEHSHHKLPTKGGIRYSMTVNEDETMALAALMTYKCAVVDVPFGGAKGGIKIDKSRYSESELERITRRYTYELMKKNFIGPGIDVPAPDYGTGAQEMGWILDTFRQMSTDINAEGCVTGKPVEMGGIRGRTEATGRGVYFGIKEACDNKEDMKNLGLEPGLEGKTFVVQGLGNVGYHAAKYMAEAGAKMVGVAEIGGSIYSEKGIDLDKLMEYRKEKGLIAGFEGTETLEDNSSVLKSECDILIPAALENQLNEKNADKIQAKIIGEAANGPTTAKAHQIIKDRGALIIPDNYLNAGGVTVSYFEWLKNIQHMRFGRMGKRFEENSYKKILSVIETISDRKFTDKELGFLAQGGGESELVDSGLEETMINAYNQINEIRKKHGVDLRTAAFISAINKVGIIYGRMGIFP
- a CDS encoding response regulator transcription factor — protein: MAPHANEIVVGFVRTVAPLPLITNDTESMHVLQKERFELEPSNHVSSSSSNRISIDGFNSSDRLVEQIAENSPDVLITESNLSSQDDINLLKRLRTCSKSLKILLIVKRYKSSIIEKGRELGVNGYLHCSYNEAAFKKAIHSLNNGIFYVCPKLRSQFQLNCKNPFDNLTKREKEVVKLSVAGISASEIGEELSVSMNTIKSHRRRIYLKLGLKNLKELLTLADFAGNP
- a CDS encoding triple tyrosine motif-containing protein — encoded protein: MLRIFIALLLASIPHQVFGQGVPLMTHFSPEEYDAHRQNWAAAQGHDGKMYIGNSAGILIYDGSNWQHLSVSTGNIVRTLKVASDSLIYYGGQNEFGVVQHDSLNNPIVRSLRNTLVADTLELGPVSSIKEHDNAIYFQSSNHIFIYTENRIDVIEAETSFTPMVTLDNELHVHQRGIGIMRVDGATLSAIPGGEQFSGSEVYGGVSFDDKNLIFTRDFGITVYENGNFEDADNEWISQISDQLVWRVAKIDSATFAIGTLLGGVFIADKDLNLLNVVNEQKGLQTNLVYNLFTDHENNIWAALDNGISIIHYGQPLSTYGERSNLYGGVTGLEKIGSRIYAGTTEGLFVMDTEVEDEFRRVDNVSRVVGMGRIADEILLSESNRTIRVFDEHTEIVSDQNFHNVYYQPGQDSVYTTNGSGIYRSPVKFPESTEYLFDAGSRIAELLLYQNEIWVLTDTEVRTFSKQGETLHIFSLEHDSGVTRFLKNIGGRIVAGTDWGMYIYDENEGSFIRQRRHDGSGFGQTYMMSECQEQDLWLRARGKMMKASLNDDPWEFTDTPYQLIGSKANDTIYKIICDDDNTWFGGAYGLYYMPGRDWNYQTEFNTSITRFYVNRDSLIYGGFGTPEESIVLPYDDNQLRFTFAGASYIKPGDTEYSVMLDGFDNDWGNWTTEDFKDYTNIREGSYTLRVRSRNIYGIEGNEASFAFSILPPWYRTYWAYFLYLMAIGAVLFTAHHIRVRQILKIQNIRNRIADDLHDEVSATLSSISYFAKAVERQPAEKRGRFVSLISESADDAKDKITDIIWAINPKHDDWQGLMAKCRRFASDLLESKEIRHHIDITEELVGKPDVEVRQHFWLIFKEIITNSTRHSEATQVNISIKKTGKKILLIVQDNGKGFNTNLVEKGNGLHTVFQRAEKIGAKAELKTEEEFGVRWSVHVDL